AATGAATAATGTACTTTCACCTGAATGTGGGTTGTCTGAAAGGGTATTGGATAAAAATGTGGATTCTGAAACGGACAGATTTTTGTCTTCACTTAAAACAATATAATAACCAGTATTGTTTGTGAATGTACATCCTGAAATACTATTTTGAACATTGTTCCATGATTCAATTATATGGCTAAATGCATTTCCTGTAAATATTGAATTTTCAATATTCAATTTTGAATTATCCCTTGCAAAAATACCTTCTCCTTTAGTATTATCGTAAAATTCAGCATTAATGAGAACATCATTACATTTCTCAACAAAAATGGCTTCACCGGATCCTAATGTGTTTTCAACAAATTCGGTTGATATGATTTTTGCTGAATTCGCATTAGTTATATTAATGAGGCGACCCCAACTGTCGATTGTATTGTTTTCAAATGTTGATTCATTAATGATAATGTCAGATTTACTAGTGACGAGGTAAGTGTGGTATATGTTATTGTCATAAAATTCAGAGTTAACAATATTTAAATTTCCTTCATTATAGATAAATGCTTTAAATTCTATGGTATCACTGTCTTCTCCTAAAGTATTGTTGGCAAAGGCACATCCATCTAAAGTCAAATTACCTCTATTGAAAAAGACTGCATTCTTATAGTTAGTTTTAAATCCGGTGAATACTGCATTACATATAGTAATATCAGAGTCTCCAGTAGTGTTTATAAACCCTAAATTAGTTGTACTTTGATCAAAAACAACATCTCCAAGTGCAATTATGGTTAATTTTTTACCTACAATATTTCCTGCGGCATAGCCAAAACCGCTGTAAGTTCCTTCCATTACATAAATGATGTCTTCAGCTGCAGAATTACTGATAGCTTCACGTAATGTTTCGAATTTTCCACCAGTACTGTTGACAATGAAATTGCCTAAATATTCGCTTACAGTGAATGTGGTTCCGTTTGCTGCATCATTATAGTTTTCATCACCTTCACGGACAACCATTACGCTGTAGTTTCCTTCTCCAACACTGTCCAATGTTATTTCAGCTGTAGTGTCAGCAATAGTGAAAGTTGAAAGCCTATTATTGAACAGAAGCTGGAATGTTCCGTTTTTACTTGCGCTGACTTTTAAAACAGGTGTACCTTTATCTGCATTCTTAAGGATAATGTCCTCTACGGTCAGATTTATGTAGACATTCGCCTTATTTACGATAAGCCTGTCTCTTATTGCTTCACCATAATAAACGTTGCCGTTTTTATCATAAATGACTTCATTTAATATAACGTCATAAGCGCCTTTTGGTAAAATACCGGTATTATATTCAAATATACCATCTGTAATTGCGACTTCAGCATCTTTATAGTTAACAAATCCAGGTAATATTAATTGAAGGTCCATGTTGAATTGAGGATCAAGTGTGCCTGTAATTGTTGTAGGAATGCCGTATTCTCCATCCGGTACGTATAATATCACATCATAGAAATCAAATGTGTTATTACTAAATTCTTGAACATCGCCTGCATTGTAAATGTTTGCATACTCGTAAGCGAAGTTAATTCCAAAGAAGGATTCTGCAAGTTTCAAGGTTTTGTTGTTGTAGATTGCTCCACCATTGCCTGTTGCGGTATTTGCAACTAATGTGGAATTATTCACAATCAGCATATTATTATTGTAAATGGCACCTCCGTCCTTTGCACTGAAACTTCCGCTAAATGATGAATTAGCTATGTTTGCTTCACCGTCATTGAAAATTGCACCACCATATCCGTTTGCAGTGTTATCTTCAAAAGTAGAGTTTAAGACTTCTAATGTTCCTTCATTATAAACAGCTCCGCCATTTATACCTTCATTTTCATTGAAAACTGTGTCTTTAATGGTTAATGAATTTTTGTTATATATTGCACCACCATTTCCGTTATTGATGTTTTCTGTGAAATTGGAAGCAACAATTTCTGCATTTCCATTGTTGTACACAACAGAATTTGTATTTATGACATTGCTTGAGAATTCAGCTCCGTCGATGAATAATTTTCCATTATTTAAAACAATAGCATTGTTAATGGAATTAAGTGAAAATACACCATCTGTTATATTTAAGGAACCGGAATTGTATATGATTGTATCGGTTTCAAAACCGGTGAAAGAACAGTTTTTAAGTGTTAAACTGCCGTAATTTTCAATTGATGCGTGATTTTTTATGCCTCCATCAACAAACTCAATGTTTTCAATTACAACATTACATCCTTCAGCCACTGTAAAGAACCAGTTTGTGCTGTTTCCATCGAAAACAACCATGCGGTCTCTGAAATTGGTAAGTGTGAAAGATTTGGTAATGTCAATTTCCATATTCTCATCAATATGATAATTTGCATTTGCATAAATAATACCATTATCTGTAACATTGCCAATAGCATCAGTTAAGTTTTCATATACCTCATCTGCGGATATGATGAAGTTTGGCACCCTCATTTCAAATGATGCGTCTTTAAAGATATATGTATTGAGGTCATGGTCATTCATTACACCTATAGTGTAGTTTCCGCCCATTACATCCTCGAAAGTGACATTAAATGTTTGGGAACCGTTATTGTAAATTGAGTATAATGGTATATGATCGAAGTACAATAAAACGATTGAATCGAAGGCATCAGTAGATGTACCGTTAACAGTTACTGTCTGGTTGATTTTATCCATTGACCAAGTTACTGTATCCTTAGCGTTAAATATACAAGCTTTCTTAACTATTTCATCAGCAGCATCACCAGCAAAGTAATTCATAGTTCTCTCATCATCTTCACCTTGGTAGTTGTCTAAAAATGTACATGCGTAAAATGAAGCTGATACGAACTGTTCAAGACCTTCTGAAATATAGATTGCTCCACCTTCAGATCTTGCAATATTGTTTATAAATGTAGTGTTATATGCAATGACATCTGCATCCTGATCTGAAGTAAGTGAACCGATATATATTACTCCACCATATTCAGCTTCGTTATTGTAGAAATTACAGTTCAGCAATGTTAAACTACCTGCATCCATTTCGATAACTCCACCATCACTGTTGGCATATCCGTTGATTACGGTAATGTTTTCAAGTGTAATGGTAGGCCCTTCTGTGGTATATATAATAGGAATAGGTGGAGCTGCCTCAATTATCTCTACTTCAGTATCATATGTTAAATACAGGAAGTCACTTTCATGTTGACAGTCAAAAATAACCTCTTCGCCTGCAAAAGCTCTGATTGTTATTTCTGCTTCTCCTTCAATATCAATACCGGCGTTTCCATCTTCGTAATAATAGGTTCCGCCTCTAACTGTAATGATTCCTCCCATTAATGAAGCCGCATCTATTGCTTCTTCCAGGGTTTCATAATATTCATAATCTGAATCTTCATCTTCTTGGTATATGAATGGATAATAATATTCATCATCATAGTCATCTTCATCCTCGCTGAGAATATTTACATTACTTGCGGACCTCATAATGGATAATGGAGCCATTTTGATATTGCTGGTTGAATAGTATAAATCATCACCTTCAAATACTGCATTGATTTCATAGTCTCCGTCATCCAAATCGGAAACGATTAAATCGTCTCTGCAGGATTGGGTTAGGGTTTTAACAATGTTTTTATTTGAATCTGTTATTGTGTAGGTGATATTTCCTACTGCATTTTCCGGAGCTGAAACACCGACAATAGCCTCATTTGGAGATGTGACTTTATTGGAGGCATTTAATGTGACTACCGGAATATTTTTAGTGACTTTCAAAGTAGCCCCAGTGGAATTTGATTTGTAGTTTACACGTTCCTGTGAAGTGACTTTGATTGTGTAGGTTCCAGGTTCAAATATTTCATCTATTTCAACAGCTCTGCTACCGTTAACATATTTATCAGTTTTGTAATCTCCAATTTCTATTGTATAGATTGATGGAACATTTGTTTTTATGTTTACAATAACAGTACCATTATCTTCTACTTCCACATCCTCTACAGATATGGTCGGATTGGCTTTATATACTTCAAAATTGACAGTGGAAGATGAAGGTGCGTAATCTTCATTATTGTAGGTAGCTACTAGGGCATATTTTCCTGCATCTAATTTCAATGATTCAAGTTCATCTTTTGTGTATCCTTTTCCATTCAATTGATAACTTATTCTACCTGAAGCAGTAGAAGGCAGTGTTTCAACGACTTTTAGGGTTTCACCATAGGTAATATTGTCAACAGAAACATTTAATTCAATGCCTATGCGGTTAACTTTGAAAGTAACACTTATGCTGTCCATCAAGTATGTATTATTGTTCATATCTACAATATTATTTAAAACAGCTGTATGTTTTCCATGATTCAATACACCTGCATTATAGGTAAATGCATTGTTTTTAATTTCTGCAGTGACATTTTCACCATCAACGGTTAAGTTTGCTAATGTGTAGATATTGACACCAGGATCTGCTGCACCTTTGATTATTGAGTCATTACCATATGAAACAGTTGACGCTTTTAAGTTAGCATCGCTAACTTCAAAAACAGTATCATGAGCCACAGTAAATCCGTTGCTGTAAATATGTCTGCTTTCTCCAGTGTTATTTATAAAAATACACTCTTCAATGAGTGCTATAACTTTAGGAGAGGTTGCAACAGCTCCAGTTGTTGCATGGTTATCTGTAAAGGAACTGCTATCTATAAACAATGTGAGTTTTTCATTATTAGGGTTTTTGATTAAAATTGCAGAACCCAACTTACCACTATTGTTATTGAATGTACAGCCTTCAATGAATGCATTTGAATTTCCATCAAGACATAAGACTCCTCCGTCGACATCTTTGTTGGCGTTGTTTTCAAAGTTGGATAATCCGATGTCAATTGTTACCTCGGTAGTGTTTGCATTGACATATATTACTCCACCTTCAAGCTGAGCTTTTTCTCCTAAACTATTTTTGATATTGTTTTTAACGAAATTAGATAGGCTTACAGATACATATCTTGAATTGTTTCCAACATATATTGCAGATCCTTTAACAGCAGTATTCTGTTCAAAATCACATGAATAGATTGCTGATTCAAATTGAGCTATGTTTTTAAAGTGAACTGCTCCTCCTTCACGTGCAGTGTTGTTTATGAATTTGGAATCTGTGATTGAAACATCATCATAACCCAATGATGTGACTGCTGCAGTACTTACTTTTAAAGGAGCGACATTGTTTATGAAATTACAGTTGTCAATTTCCAGTGATTCTCCGTCACTAAATATAGCTGCTCCACCATTTCCAGCAAATGATGTTTTTGTAATCTTATTGTCTGTAAAATTACATGAATCCAGTGAAAGATCTCCGTGATTGACTATAGCTCCATAATTTGTATTTCTGTTGTGAATTCCTCTGAATGCTATACCATAAATATAGACTTCAGCATTTTCGTTTACAATTATGAAATTCGCATCGCCGCCCTGAGCATCAAAGACCACAGTTTCCAATGCAATAATATCTAAAGTCTTATTGGATATTACTACTTTTGCGTCGTTATATGTGCCATTTTTAATATATATTGTATCTTCATCACCGGAATTGGCTACAGCTTCAGCTAAAGTATCATATTCCACATTTGTACTTACGACGAGGAAGTTGCTGTAGGTTTTAGAAATTGTAAATGTTGTGAAATTCATAGCAAGATAAAAGTTTTCATCAGCATCGCGCATAGCAACAACTGTATGATTTCCTAAATCAAGGCCTGGCAGCGGCATGCTTCCTTTACCGTTTACAACTTCAAGCTGATAATATTTATTTCCAACAAAAATAGTGTAATTGTAATCAAAATTAGAACTAACATTTAAAACAGGTGTTTCAGGTATTAAAACATCCTTTACATCAAGAGTTAATATTATTTTTGCTTTTTCAATCACTATTTTTGCATATGCTGCCTTAGCGCAAATAGAAATGGTCATTACTGTCTCCTTGAGTATACATTCCTTCCATAGCGAATTCGTGTGTTCCTCCGGACAATACTCCCATACTTATTTTAAATTGATTATCTTTAATGGTGAGCAAGTCTCCAAACAGATTTTCATCATCTCTAATTCCTGCTAAAACAGTATAATTATTATCTAAATTAGATCCCCACTCGAAAACGCCATCAAGAATATAATCCATACCATATGATCCATCTTTTTCATCTATTTTTAAATTCAAATCATATTCATTGAACTGCAAATTAATTTTCCTTGTGGTTGATTCTGAATATATGTTTCTGTAACCAGTAGTTGCATAATTGTAATCAAAAACACAGTTAGTTATATTTACAAGATCGTTAGAGCCGCTGGCTATATAAATAGCCCCTCCCAATTTTGCTCCATTTCCTATAAACTTAGTATCATGTACTTTAAGTTTGCTGGCATATATTGCTCCACCATTATTTGGGGCTTGATTACCGGTAAATTCTGAGTTGGTAACTGTTACATCTGAAGAAGAATCAGCATAGATAGCTCCTCCCCCGTGACCACCATAATAAATATTAGAAGTGAAAGTACAATCATCTATATTTACAACAGTATTACTTAAATCCATCATACCACTTGATTCGAAAGTATTGCCATTCAGTACCAGATTTGCATTTCGTGCAATAATTGTGCATCCAGGTAAATCTCCAAAAGGTCGAATATTTTTAAATTCACAATTTGAAATGGTACACTGCTGATTAGCATCGAAGATTAATGCATTACTTAACCGGCCTGCCATAGTTATATGTTCCATAGTGAGTTGGGAATTCGAATCAACATGCAATACATAATTTTTTTGAGAAATAGGTGAAAAAACAACAGGATTCAAAGAAGAATACTCTTTAGGCATAATTGTTACCTTTTTATTTGAAATTTTCACCATAAAGTTAGCAGAATCAGTGTAAGTTCCACCTTCTACAGTAATTACCCCGGATCCGCCACTAGGAATAGCATTTACAGCAGCACTTAAAGTTTCAAATACCTTATCACCATCTAAAACAAAATTAGGTTCCATAATAGAAAAAGTATTTCCTGAATACTCATATTTTGCTTCCCAATTTTTCATCATGTAAACTGTATAGGTTCCTTTCTCCAGATTAGAGAAAGTTGCCTCATCTCCATCATTACATGGTTTTCTATCATAATAATTACCACCTTTATATAAAACAGCATAATTCACATCATCGTTAACATCAGGAGTTATATGAACTGTTTTAGCAGGAGCATCCACTACAATATCAAGGGACCCGCTTCCTATAAAACGACAATTGTTAAAAGTATGAGATCCGCCATCTTTATCAAGAACATTGTTTCCATTTGGAGCAGTATTGCCCTCAAAATAACAGTTATTAAAGGTAGCTGAAGCATCATCTTCAGCACAGACTGCTCCACCTCCATTGTCTGCTTTATTGTTTGTGAACCGGCAATTATTAGCTATGAGTGAAGCATCGGATTCATCAAGAAAGATTGCTCCTCCCCAACCAAAACCTCCAGCAATGTTCTTACCGGCTTCATTGTTATCAAATATACAGTTGTTAAAGGTCACAGATCCATGTATGATCCTAATAGCACCACCATCACTAGCTAAAGATCCGTCCCCTCCATTTCTAAAGGTTATGTCATTGAAAGTGATATGTGCATCTTTATCATCTATCTTAAAAAACCAATATGTATTCTTTTGGCCGTCAAAAATAACTTCATCACCAGAATTATAAGGCTGGAATGTTATCCATACTCCATCACTAATTGTAATTTCCCGTTCAGCTGAATCGTAACCCCATGCTCTTGCTTTAAGATATATTGTTCCTCCATTATTATCACAGGCATCATCAACGGCATCATCCAAATCTCCGTACCATTTGCCCGCATAATAAAAGTTTGGGTTTTCTCCAAGCAAATCATCATCTGAAGCGGAAAGCACCTCTTCACCTGCATTAGAAGAAGCACCTGCCTTTACTTTCCCATCGGATATTTCATCCGAGTTATCATTTGCACTAATTTCAACATCACTGCCCGCTTCACTTTCAAGCGAAGTGGCATTGTCTTGTAAAGCAACGGAAACCGTTGCAATATCAGTATCGCTGATCTCCTCCAGCAACGTATCATTTGTATCAGCCGCAGAAATTGCACCGATACACATAATCATCA
The window above is part of the uncultured Methanobrevibacter sp. genome. Proteins encoded here:
- a CDS encoding right-handed parallel beta-helix repeat-containing protein; its protein translation is MTISICAKAAYAKIVIEKAKIILTLDVKDVLIPETPVLNVSSNFDYNYTIFVGNKYYQLEVVNGKGSMPLPGLDLGNHTVVAMRDADENFYLAMNFTTFTISKTYSNFLVVSTNVEYDTLAEAVANSGDEDTIYIKNGTYNDAKVVISNKTLDIIALETVVFDAQGGDANFIIVNENAEVYIYGIAFRGIHNRNTNYGAIVNHGDLSLDSCNFTDNKITKTSFAGNGGAAIFSDGESLEIDNCNFINNVAPLKVSTAAVTSLGYDDVSITDSKFINNTAREGGAVHFKNIAQFESAIYSCDFEQNTAVKGSAIYVGNNSRYVSVSLSNFVKNNIKNSLGEKAQLEGGVIYVNANTTEVTIDIGLSNFENNANKDVDGGVLCLDGNSNAFIEGCTFNNNSGKLGSAILIKNPNNEKLTLFIDSSSFTDNHATTGAVATSPKVIALIEECIFINNTGESRHIYSNGFTVAHDTVFEVSDANLKASTVSYGNDSIIKGAADPGVNIYTLANLTVDGENVTAEIKNNAFTYNAGVLNHGKHTAVLNNIVDMNNNTYLMDSISVTFKVNRIGIELNVSVDNITYGETLKVVETLPSTASGRISYQLNGKGYTKDELESLKLDAGKYALVATYNNEDYAPSSSTVNFEVYKANPTISVEDVEVEDNGTVIVNIKTNVPSIYTIEIGDYKTDKYVNGSRAVEIDEIFEPGTYTIKVTSQERVNYKSNSTGATLKVTKNIPVVTLNASNKVTSPNEAIVGVSAPENAVGNITYTITDSNKNIVKTLTQSCRDDLIVSDLDDGDYEINAVFEGDDLYYSTSNIKMAPLSIMRSASNVNILSEDEDDYDDEYYYPFIYQEDEDSDYEYYETLEEAIDAASLMGGIITVRGGTYYYEDGNAGIDIEGEAEITIRAFAGEEVIFDCQHESDFLYLTYDTEVEIIEAAPPIPIIYTTEGPTITLENITVINGYANSDGGVIEMDAGSLTLLNCNFYNNEAEYGGVIYIGSLTSDQDADVIAYNTTFINNIARSEGGAIYISEGLEQFVSASFYACTFLDNYQGEDDERTMNYFAGDAADEIVKKACIFNAKDTVTWSMDKINQTVTVNGTSTDAFDSIVLLYFDHIPLYSIYNNGSQTFNVTFEDVMGGNYTIGVMNDHDLNTYIFKDASFEMRVPNFIISADEVYENLTDAIGNVTDNGIIYANANYHIDENMEIDITKSFTLTNFRDRMVVFDGNSTNWFFTVAEGCNVVIENIEFVDGGIKNHASIENYGSLTLKNCSFTGFETDTIIYNSGSLNITDGVFSLNSINNAIVLNNGKLFIDGAEFSSNVINTNSVVYNNGNAEIVASNFTENINNGNGGAIYNKNSLTIKDTVFNENEGINGGAVYNEGTLEVLNSTFEDNTANGYGGAIFNDGEANIANSSFSGSFSAKDGGAIYNNNMLIVNNSTLVANTATGNGGAIYNNKTLKLAESFFGINFAYEYANIYNAGDVQEFSNNTFDFYDVILYVPDGEYGIPTTITGTLDPQFNMDLQLILPGFVNYKDAEVAITDGIFEYNTGILPKGAYDVILNEVIYDKNGNVYYGEAIRDRLIVNKANVYINLTVEDIILKNADKGTPVLKVSASKNGTFQLLFNNRLSTFTIADTTAEITLDSVGEGNYSVMVVREGDENYNDAANGTTFTVSEYLGNFIVNSTGGKFETLREAISNSAAEDIIYVMEGTYSGFGYAAGNIVGKKLTIIALGDVVFDQSTTNLGFINTTGDSDITICNAVFTGFKTNYKNAVFFNRGNLTLDGCAFANNTLGEDSDTIEFKAFIYNEGNLNIVNSEFYDNNIYHTYLVTSKSDIIINESTFENNTIDSWGRLINITNANSAKIISTEFVENTLGSGEAIFVEKCNDVLINAEFYDNTKGEGIFARDNSKLNIENSIFTGNAFSHIIESWNNVQNSISGCTFTNNTGYYIVLSEDKNLSVSESTFLSNTLSDNPHSGESTLFIGSDVNASVNGCVFAENKGGDCRNIYSENPNVNITHTTFDTENVDYAVSDIDYGKTETINGTIDIGTNFDFNVNLNINNKVYPVKVTNNKFTLTLSNLTGGDYDVVLNAQNDDSNTFVFNQKTKTFTVNRIDPGLKVTISNITQGEKLEVNATLINNATDKILYQLDGKWYNKTQLENLTLTHGNYLVAASYGGNKNYYPVGIPVYVEVYKTTPNITVSDAEANYGEDIEINVKVDVADYYTVFINDSYDDAVSLYIDGSGTFTVPSKNFKPGKYEIKVYKIETDDYNEAYGYANLTVNENIGIFNLSNDTIYYGENATVSVKVPENAYGNITYTVYDSQMNIVYTTTQSCLEELVVPNLYVVDNVGKYLVTGTYEGDSYYTNKSVVYPGVVLVIPKTVELNITVSNITYGEKAVVTVGADADGEYLVYVGNETYKVNVVNGTGNVSVPGLTVGSYTVNATAIDGNYSAFEEAVFEVTSKQISVVVSVEDITYGDNATVVVQADVDGEYIVSIRGENYTVSVNDGEGVKYIPDLTVGKDIFVSVTVVDGNYSAYNTTTFNVNKQDTPIELDVATGENNVTMTVTVDEAATGLVKFQVTGEEEYTLYVDVIDGKAVLQDILETGDYTVIATYMGDSRFNTNITSEEFTLKGHIKKDTPITASAEVVGYRVTVTVNVDENATGFVRLAVGGTVANIEVVDGVAKLTTNLLPNSYFVEVTYLGDDNFNMNSTSVTFTVTEISKENTTIDLNIDVYEDAALVMVDINESATGLVKFYMVGKESGEEYTMYMDVINGHVETFTNSIEPGNYTVVATYMGDSVFNTNTTSKDVEIL
- a CDS encoding right-handed parallel beta-helix repeat-containing protein, coding for MKKKTIGILLIMSLVMIMCIGAISAADTNDTLLEEISDTDIATVSVALQDNATSLESEAGSDVEISANDNSDEISDGKVKAGASSNAGEEVLSASDDDLLGENPNFYYAGKWYGDLDDAVDDACDNNGGTIYLKARAWGYDSAEREITISDGVWITFQPYNSGDEVIFDGQKNTYWFFKIDDKDAHITFNDITFRNGGDGSLASDGGAIRIIHGSVTFNNCIFDNNEAGKNIAGGFGWGGAIFLDESDASLIANNCRFTNNKADNGGGAVCAEDDASATFNNCYFEGNTAPNGNNVLDKDGGSHTFNNCRFIGSGSLDIVVDAPAKTVHITPDVNDDVNYAVLYKGGNYYDRKPCNDGDEATFSNLEKGTYTVYMMKNWEAKYEYSGNTFSIMEPNFVLDGDKVFETLSAAVNAIPSGGSGVITVEGGTYTDSANFMVKISNKKVTIMPKEYSSLNPVVFSPISQKNYVLHVDSNSQLTMEHITMAGRLSNALIFDANQQCTISNCEFKNIRPFGDLPGCTIIARNANLVLNGNTFESSGMMDLSNTVVNIDDCTFTSNIYYGGHGGGAIYADSSSDVTVTNSEFTGNQAPNNGGAIYASKLKVHDTKFIGNGAKLGGAIYIASGSNDLVNITNCVFDYNYATTGYRNIYSESTTRKINLQFNEYDLNLKIDEKDGSYGMDYILDGVFEWGSNLDNNYTVLAGIRDDENLFGDLLTIKDNQFKISMGVLSGGTHEFAMEGMYTQGDSNDHFYLR